A part of Chitinimonas koreensis genomic DNA contains:
- the folE2 gene encoding GTP cyclohydrolase FolE2 — protein MNAPHAPAPIEDVQGSQDTRQIAINKVGIKSIRHPVKVADRADGVQHTIATFDMYVFLPQHFKGTHMSRFVQILNSHEKEISVESFETMLREMVHKLEAESGYIEMRFPFFVNKIAPVSGVQSLLDYEVSLIGEIKHGRLIQKLKVLVPVTSLCPCSKKISAYGAHNQRSHVTITAEFNSHVWIEDLIRVVEEEASSELYSLLKRTDEKYVTERAYDNPKFVEDMVRDVAARLNADARIDAYVVESENFESIHNHSAYALIERDKREA, from the coding sequence ATGAACGCACCCCACGCCCCGGCACCCATCGAGGATGTCCAAGGCTCGCAGGACACCCGCCAGATCGCCATCAACAAGGTCGGCATCAAGTCGATCCGCCATCCGGTCAAGGTGGCCGACCGCGCCGACGGCGTGCAGCACACCATTGCGACCTTCGACATGTACGTGTTCCTGCCCCAGCATTTCAAGGGCACCCACATGTCGCGCTTCGTGCAGATCCTGAACAGCCACGAGAAGGAAATCTCGGTCGAGTCGTTCGAGACCATGCTGCGCGAGATGGTGCACAAGCTCGAGGCCGAGTCCGGCTACATCGAGATGCGCTTCCCCTTCTTCGTCAACAAGATCGCGCCGGTGTCGGGCGTGCAGAGCCTGCTCGACTACGAGGTGAGCCTGATCGGCGAGATCAAGCACGGCCGGCTGATCCAGAAGCTCAAGGTGCTGGTGCCGGTGACCAGCCTGTGCCCGTGCTCGAAGAAGATCTCGGCCTACGGCGCGCACAACCAGCGCTCGCACGTCACCATCACCGCCGAGTTCAACAGCCATGTCTGGATCGAGGACCTGATCCGGGTGGTCGAGGAAGAGGCGTCGAGCGAGCTCTACAGCCTGCTCAAGCGCACCGACGAGAAGTACGTCACCGAGCGCGCCTACGACAATCCGAAATTCGTCGAGGACATGGTGCGCGACGTGGCGGCCCGCCTGAACGCCGACGCGCGCATCGACGCCTACGTGGTCGAGTCGGAGAACTTCGAGTCGATCCACAACCACTCGGCCTATGCGCTGATCGAGCGCGACAAGCGCGAAGCTTGA
- the dxs gene encoding 1-deoxy-D-xylulose-5-phosphate synthase codes for MPYPLLDQVNLPADLRGFDADQLKQLADELREFLLQSISQTGGHFASNLGTIELTIALHHVFETPHDRLVWDVGHQTYPHKVLTGRKARMDSMRKYGGLAGFPKREESEYDTFGVGHSSTSIGAAAGMAEGSKILGQRRKVVAVIGDGAMTAGQAFEALFNAGDKDTDLLVILNDNEMSISPNVGAFNAYLAKLLSGRFYQGFRSTGSRVLENVPPLHELVRRGEEHMKGFFSPSTLFEEFGFHYVGPIDGHDLDALVPTLQNLKSLHGPQFLHVVTKKGAGYKLAEGDPVKYHAVTPFTPADGMAAKAASKPTYTQIFGDWLCDMAAQDSRLVGITPAMREGSGLVRFEREFPDRYYDVGIAEQHAVTFAGGLACEGLKPVVAIYSTFLQRAYDQLIHDVALQNLPVVFAIDRAGLVGADGPTHAGSFDISFLRCIPNMAVLCPSDENECRQMLYTAFQLDQPSAVRYPRGTGPGVAIEQAFSAVPYGKGEIRRQGEGIAILAFGTMLAPALKAAEALGATVANMRWVKPLDVELVLQLAASHAQLVTVEENAVMGGAGSAVTEALNAAGLGRRVLQLGLPDRYVDHGDPAKLLAECGLDAAGIEASIRSAFGL; via the coding sequence ATGCCTTACCCGCTTCTCGATCAAGTCAACCTGCCGGCCGACCTGCGCGGTTTCGACGCCGACCAGCTCAAGCAGCTGGCCGACGAACTGCGCGAATTCCTGCTGCAGTCGATCAGCCAGACCGGCGGCCACTTCGCCTCCAATCTCGGCACCATCGAGCTGACCATCGCGCTGCACCACGTGTTCGAGACGCCGCACGACCGGCTGGTGTGGGACGTCGGCCACCAGACCTATCCGCACAAGGTGCTGACCGGCCGCAAGGCGCGGATGGACAGCATGCGCAAGTACGGCGGCCTGGCCGGCTTCCCCAAGCGCGAGGAGAGCGAGTACGACACCTTCGGCGTCGGCCACAGCTCGACCAGCATCGGCGCTGCCGCCGGCATGGCCGAGGGCAGCAAGATCCTCGGCCAGCGCCGCAAGGTGGTGGCGGTGATCGGCGACGGCGCGATGACCGCCGGCCAGGCCTTCGAGGCGCTGTTCAACGCCGGCGACAAGGACACCGACCTCTTGGTGATCCTCAACGACAACGAGATGTCGATCTCGCCCAACGTCGGCGCCTTCAACGCCTACCTCGCCAAGCTGCTGTCGGGCCGCTTCTACCAGGGCTTCCGCTCGACCGGCTCGCGCGTGCTGGAGAACGTGCCGCCGCTGCACGAGCTGGTGCGGCGCGGCGAAGAGCACATGAAGGGCTTCTTCTCGCCGTCGACGCTGTTCGAGGAATTCGGCTTCCACTATGTCGGCCCGATCGACGGCCACGACCTCGACGCGCTGGTGCCGACGCTGCAGAACCTCAAGAGCCTGCACGGCCCGCAGTTCCTGCACGTGGTGACCAAGAAGGGCGCCGGCTACAAGCTGGCCGAGGGCGACCCGGTCAAGTACCACGCGGTGACGCCGTTCACGCCGGCCGACGGCATGGCGGCCAAGGCGGCCAGCAAGCCGACCTATACCCAGATCTTCGGCGACTGGCTGTGCGACATGGCGGCGCAGGACAGCCGCCTGGTCGGCATCACGCCGGCGATGCGCGAGGGCTCGGGGCTGGTCCGTTTCGAGCGCGAATTCCCCGACCGCTACTACGACGTCGGCATCGCCGAGCAGCATGCGGTGACCTTCGCCGGCGGCCTGGCCTGCGAGGGCCTCAAGCCGGTGGTGGCGATCTACTCGACCTTCCTGCAGCGCGCCTACGACCAGCTGATCCATGACGTGGCGCTGCAGAACCTGCCGGTGGTGTTCGCCATCGACCGCGCCGGCCTGGTCGGCGCCGACGGCCCGACCCATGCCGGCAGCTTCGACATCAGCTTCCTGCGCTGCATCCCGAACATGGCGGTGCTGTGCCCGAGCGACGAGAACGAATGCCGCCAGATGCTGTACACGGCCTTCCAGCTCGACCAGCCGAGCGCGGTGCGCTATCCGCGCGGCACCGGCCCCGGCGTCGCGATCGAGCAGGCGTTCAGCGCCGTGCCCTACGGCAAGGGAGAAATCCGCCGCCAGGGCGAGGGCATCGCGATCCTGGCTTTCGGCACCATGCTGGCGCCGGCGCTGAAGGCGGCCGAGGCGCTCGGCGCCACGGTGGCCAACATGCGCTGGGTCAAGCCGCTCGACGTCGAGCTGGTGCTGCAACTGGCCGCGAGCCATGCGCAGCTGGTCACGGTCGAGGAAAACGCCGTGATGGGCGGCGCCGGCTCGGCGGTGACCGAGGCGCTCAACGCCGCCGGCCTCGGCCGCCGCGTGCTGCAGCTCGGCCTGCCCGACCGCTACGTCGACCATGGCGACCCGGCCAAGCTGCTGGCCGAATGCGGGCTCGACGCGGCCGGCATCGAGGCGAGCATCCGCAGCGCGTTCGGGCTTTGA
- a CDS encoding ABC transporter ATP-binding protein encodes MSEVPATPAVALQHVSKHYLRGGQTLPVLTDIDFDIARGDFLALMGPSGSGKSTLLNLIAGIDRPSGGRIVVDGIDIAGLGEADLADWRARHVGFIFQFYNLMPVLTALENVELPLMLTDLSRRERREHALLALEMVGLADRVEHYPNELSGGQQQRVAVARALVGDPDLIVADEPTGDLDRKSAGEVLDLLGRLNLELGKTIVMVTHDARAAERAHAIRHLEKGELSALEVREPVGPRSVGPSSTGPRRDEPDQAAAAPRQD; translated from the coding sequence GTGAGCGAAGTACCGGCCACGCCCGCCGTCGCGCTGCAGCACGTGAGCAAGCACTACCTGCGCGGCGGCCAGACGCTGCCGGTGCTGACCGACATCGACTTCGACATCGCCCGCGGCGACTTCCTCGCGCTGATGGGGCCGTCGGGCTCGGGCAAGTCGACGCTGCTCAACCTGATCGCCGGCATCGACCGCCCGAGCGGCGGCCGCATCGTGGTCGACGGCATCGACATCGCCGGGCTCGGCGAGGCCGATCTGGCCGACTGGCGCGCCCGCCACGTCGGCTTCATCTTCCAGTTCTACAACCTGATGCCGGTGCTGACCGCGCTGGAGAACGTCGAGCTGCCGCTGATGCTGACCGACCTGAGCCGGCGCGAGCGGCGCGAGCACGCCCTGCTGGCGCTCGAGATGGTCGGCCTGGCCGACCGGGTCGAGCATTACCCGAACGAGCTGTCGGGCGGCCAGCAGCAGCGCGTGGCGGTCGCCCGCGCGCTGGTCGGCGACCCGGACCTGATCGTGGCCGACGAGCCGACCGGCGACCTCGACCGCAAGTCGGCCGGCGAAGTGCTCGACCTGCTCGGCCGGCTCAACCTGGAGCTCGGCAAGACCATCGTGATGGTGACCCACGACGCGCGCGCGGCCGAGCGCGCCCATGCGATCCGCCACCTGGAGAAGGGCGAGCTGTCGGCGCTCGAGGTGCGTGAGCCGGTCGGGCCGCGCTCGGTCGGGCCGAGCTCGACCGGCCCCCGCCGGGACGAGCCGGACCAGGCGGCCGCCGCGCCGAGGCAGGACTGA
- a CDS encoding TRAP transporter substrate-binding protein has protein sequence MERRSFLKKASLGAVAATGVAAPAIAAEPSVQWRITSSFPKSLDTIYGGAEQLAKRVGELTEGKFQIKVSAAGEIVPGLQALDAVQNGTVQACHTCGYYYVGKNKTFAFDTSVPFGLSSRQQAAWMYYGGGLQLMRDFLKDYNVMSFYGGNTGTQMGGWFRNEVKSLADVKGLKIRIPGIGGEVWSRLGAVPQTLAGGDIYPALEKGTIDAAEWVGPYDDEKLGFYKVAKHYFYPGWWEPGPQISFYVNLAEWAKLPKSYQAAFEVAAAEAAIAMQAEYDAKNPQSLVRLLQSGVKLHKYPADILKAAQKAAFEIYEEESEKNPAFKKVYAEWKKFRGIEQGWFSLAESGLESFMYANRVK, from the coding sequence GTGGAAAGACGCAGTTTCCTGAAGAAGGCCAGCCTCGGCGCCGTCGCCGCGACCGGCGTCGCAGCGCCCGCCATCGCCGCCGAACCGAGCGTGCAGTGGCGCATCACCTCGAGCTTCCCCAAGAGCCTGGACACCATCTACGGCGGCGCCGAGCAGCTGGCCAAGCGCGTCGGCGAGCTGACCGAGGGCAAGTTCCAGATCAAGGTCTCGGCCGCCGGCGAGATCGTGCCGGGCCTGCAGGCGCTCGACGCGGTGCAGAACGGCACGGTGCAGGCCTGCCACACCTGCGGCTACTACTACGTCGGCAAGAACAAGACCTTCGCCTTCGACACCTCGGTGCCGTTCGGCCTGTCGTCGCGCCAGCAAGCCGCCTGGATGTACTACGGCGGCGGCCTGCAGCTGATGCGCGACTTCCTCAAGGACTACAACGTCATGAGCTTCTACGGCGGCAACACCGGCACCCAGATGGGCGGCTGGTTCCGCAACGAAGTGAAGTCGCTGGCCGACGTGAAGGGCCTGAAGATCCGCATCCCCGGCATCGGTGGCGAGGTCTGGTCGCGCCTGGGCGCCGTGCCGCAGACGCTGGCCGGCGGCGACATCTACCCGGCGCTGGAGAAGGGCACCATCGACGCGGCCGAGTGGGTCGGCCCCTACGACGACGAGAAGCTCGGCTTCTACAAGGTCGCCAAGCACTACTTCTACCCGGGCTGGTGGGAGCCGGGCCCGCAGATCTCGTTCTACGTGAACCTGGCCGAGTGGGCCAAGCTGCCCAAGTCCTACCAGGCCGCCTTCGAGGTCGCCGCGGCCGAGGCCGCGATCGCCATGCAGGCCGAGTACGACGCCAAGAACCCGCAGTCGCTGGTGCGCCTGCTGCAGAGCGGCGTGAAGCTGCACAAGTACCCGGCCGACATCCTCAAGGCGGCGCAGAAAGCGGCATTCGAGATCTACGAAGAGGAATCCGAGAAGAACCCGGCCTTCAAGAAGGTCTACGCCGAGTGGAAGAAATTCCGCGGCATCGAGCAGGGCTGGTTCAGCCTGGCCGAGTCGGGGCTGGAAAGCTTCATGTACGCCAACCGCGTGAAGTGA
- a CDS encoding polyprenyl synthetase family protein — translation MSHDFQTWSFAIQQQMELALGGVLPPSDHLPQRLHAAMRYAVLGGGKRVRPLLVFAAGELVGAPAERLQYAAAAVELIHAYSLVHDDLPCMDDDVLRRGKPTVHVEFDEATALLAGDALQTAAFEVLAGHALCDDAADQVRMLKLLATASGAAGMAGGQAIDLASVGLPLSLPQLEHMHILKTGALIRASVLLGSYCGTPLAAGQRERLDRFAKLVGLAFQVVDDILDVEADSATLGKTAGKDAAHDKPTYVSLLGLKEAKQRAAELEAEALACLDGFGEAARRLRELAHFIVHRAF, via the coding sequence ATGAGCCACGATTTCCAGACCTGGTCCTTCGCCATCCAGCAGCAGATGGAGCTGGCGCTCGGCGGCGTGCTGCCGCCGTCCGACCACCTGCCGCAGCGCCTGCACGCGGCGATGCGCTACGCGGTGCTCGGCGGCGGCAAGCGGGTGCGGCCCTTGCTGGTGTTCGCCGCCGGCGAGCTGGTCGGCGCGCCGGCCGAGCGGCTGCAATACGCCGCCGCCGCGGTCGAGCTGATCCACGCCTATTCGCTGGTGCACGACGACCTGCCGTGCATGGACGACGACGTGCTGCGGCGCGGCAAGCCGACCGTGCACGTCGAATTCGACGAGGCCACCGCGCTGCTGGCCGGCGACGCATTGCAGACCGCCGCCTTCGAGGTGCTGGCCGGCCATGCGCTGTGCGACGACGCGGCCGACCAGGTGCGCATGCTCAAGCTCTTGGCCACCGCCAGCGGCGCGGCCGGCATGGCCGGCGGCCAGGCGATCGACCTCGCCTCGGTCGGCCTGCCCCTGTCGCTGCCCCAACTCGAACACATGCACATCCTCAAGACCGGCGCGCTGATCCGCGCCTCGGTGCTGCTCGGCTCCTACTGCGGCACGCCGCTGGCGGCCGGCCAGCGCGAGCGGCTCGACCGCTTCGCCAAGCTGGTCGGCCTCGCCTTCCAGGTGGTCGACGACATCCTCGACGTCGAGGCCGACAGCGCCACGCTGGGCAAGACCGCCGGCAAGGATGCCGCCCACGACAAGCCGACCTACGTCTCGCTGCTGGGCCTCAAGGAGGCCAAGCAGCGCGCGGCCGAGCTCGAGGCCGAGGCGCTCGCCTGCCTCGACGGCTTCGGCGAGGCGGCCCGCCGCCTGCGCGAGCTGGCCCACTTCATCGTCCACCGCGCCTTCTGA
- a CDS encoding exodeoxyribonuclease VII small subunit, producing MAKTTKPASFEAAMTELETLIAEMERGDAALEASLAAYRRGGELIRYCQEQLAAAEQQIKVLDGDTLKPFEAEPAA from the coding sequence ATGGCGAAAACCACCAAGCCGGCCAGCTTCGAGGCGGCCATGACCGAACTGGAAACCTTGATCGCCGAGATGGAACGCGGCGACGCCGCGCTCGAAGCCTCGCTGGCGGCCTATCGCCGCGGCGGCGAGCTGATCCGCTACTGCCAGGAGCAACTGGCCGCCGCCGAACAGCAGATCAAGGTGCTCGACGGCGACACGCTCAAACCCTTCGAAGCGGAGCCCGCCGCATGA
- the ygfZ gene encoding CAF17-like 4Fe-4S cluster assembly/insertion protein YgfZ, translating into MSWQDFLRAQGAAIDDETGVVRFDPATTAEPACALVPLLDFGLIRFAGEETVAFLHGQLSSDVKKLADAGAQYSSYSTPKGRMLASLLLLREGDDVLLMLPRTLQAAIQKRLSMYVLRSKTRASDAGADRVLLGLAGPRALALGAEVFGRAPAADLAGTAIDGGLLVRLPGERLLAVLEPAAAEAAWPGLVAAGAVAAGSAAWTLADIRAGIPWVVAGTQEEFVPQMANMELIGAVNFKKGCYPGQEIVARTQYLGKLKRRTYRIRTTAAVQPGQPVYSPEMNGQPSGLIALAAQAGEAQWEALAVVQIGSIAHGLHLEGPDGPAVEVLTLPYPVHE; encoded by the coding sequence ATGAGCTGGCAAGACTTCCTGCGCGCCCAAGGCGCCGCGATCGACGACGAAACCGGCGTGGTCCGCTTCGACCCCGCCACGACGGCCGAGCCGGCCTGCGCGCTGGTGCCGCTGCTCGACTTCGGCCTGATCCGCTTCGCCGGCGAGGAGACCGTGGCCTTCCTGCACGGCCAGCTGTCGAGCGACGTGAAGAAGCTGGCCGACGCCGGCGCGCAATACTCGAGCTACTCGACGCCCAAGGGCCGCATGCTGGCCAGCCTCTTGCTGCTGCGCGAAGGCGACGACGTGCTGCTGATGCTGCCGCGCACACTGCAGGCGGCGATCCAGAAGCGCCTGTCGATGTACGTGCTGCGCAGCAAGACCCGCGCGAGCGACGCCGGCGCGGACCGCGTGCTGCTCGGCCTGGCCGGCCCGCGCGCACTGGCGCTCGGCGCCGAGGTGTTCGGCCGCGCGCCCGCAGCCGACCTGGCCGGCACGGCGATCGACGGCGGCCTGCTGGTCCGCCTGCCCGGCGAGCGCCTGCTCGCCGTGCTCGAGCCGGCCGCCGCCGAAGCCGCCTGGCCCGGGCTGGTCGCCGCCGGGGCAGTGGCGGCCGGCTCGGCCGCCTGGACGCTGGCCGACATCCGTGCCGGCATCCCCTGGGTGGTGGCCGGCACGCAGGAGGAATTCGTGCCGCAGATGGCCAATATGGAGCTGATCGGCGCGGTGAACTTCAAGAAAGGCTGCTATCCGGGCCAGGAAATCGTGGCGCGCACCCAGTACCTCGGCAAGCTCAAGCGCCGTACCTACCGCATCCGCACCACGGCGGCGGTGCAGCCGGGCCAGCCGGTCTACAGCCCGGAGATGAACGGCCAGCCGTCCGGCCTGATCGCGCTGGCGGCGCAGGCCGGCGAGGCGCAGTGGGAAGCGCTGGCGGTGGTGCAGATCGGCAGCATCGCGCACGGCCTGCATCTCGAAGGGCCGGACGGTCCGGCGGTCGAGGTGCTGACCCTGCCCTACCCGGTGCACGAATAG
- a CDS encoding efflux RND transporter periplasmic adaptor subunit, with amino-acid sequence MADKLKQLSIDRQPSGGRPRRRVPRWLWLAAIVAAIALAVGIGRTRRAVEVTTVKVTRAWPSAALSTLNATGYVVPQKKAAIASKATGRLEWLGVREGSPVKAGEVIARLESADLEAQVAQAVANVESARARLKQAEAESLEAGRAMRRSRELRAQGFISGASDDNAVSRAQQAQAAVGAQAAAVRQAQAALVLARVNLDNAFIRAPFDGVVLTKTANVGDVISPFNAGADSKGAVVSMADMATLEVEADVSEASLFKARQGQPCEIQLDALPDLRLLGEVRSIVPSVDRAKATVTFKIGFVERDARVLPEMSAKVGFLSRPLTADERQPRLALNPKAVADGAVFVVRDGHARRRPVTLGGKLGDLVEVKAGLALDDSVVLEPGALEDGAAVTEKKP; translated from the coding sequence ATGGCCGATAAGCTCAAGCAGTTGTCGATCGATCGCCAGCCCTCCGGCGGCCGGCCGCGCCGGCGCGTGCCGCGCTGGCTGTGGCTCGCGGCGATCGTCGCCGCGATTGCGCTGGCCGTCGGCATCGGCCGGACCCGCCGCGCGGTGGAGGTGACGACCGTCAAGGTCACCCGCGCCTGGCCGTCGGCGGCGCTGTCGACGCTGAACGCCACCGGCTACGTGGTGCCGCAGAAGAAGGCCGCGATCGCCTCCAAGGCCACCGGCCGGCTCGAATGGCTCGGCGTGCGCGAGGGCAGCCCGGTCAAGGCCGGTGAAGTGATCGCCCGGCTCGAGAGCGCCGACCTCGAAGCCCAGGTGGCGCAGGCGGTCGCCAACGTCGAATCGGCCCGCGCCCGGCTCAAGCAGGCCGAAGCCGAATCGCTCGAGGCCGGCCGCGCGATGCGGCGCAGCCGCGAACTGCGGGCCCAGGGCTTCATCTCCGGCGCCTCGGACGACAACGCGGTCTCGCGCGCCCAGCAGGCCCAGGCCGCGGTCGGTGCCCAGGCGGCGGCGGTGCGGCAGGCCCAGGCCGCGCTGGTCCTCGCCCGCGTCAACCTCGACAACGCCTTCATCCGCGCGCCGTTCGACGGCGTGGTGCTGACCAAGACCGCCAACGTCGGCGACGTGATCTCGCCGTTCAACGCCGGCGCCGACTCCAAGGGCGCGGTGGTCAGCATGGCCGACATGGCCACGCTCGAAGTCGAGGCCGACGTGTCCGAGGCCAGCCTGTTCAAGGCGCGGCAGGGCCAGCCGTGCGAGATCCAGCTCGATGCGCTGCCCGATCTGCGGCTGTTGGGCGAGGTGCGCAGCATCGTGCCCTCGGTCGATCGCGCCAAGGCCACCGTCACCTTCAAGATCGGTTTCGTCGAGCGCGATGCGCGCGTACTGCCCGAGATGAGCGCCAAGGTCGGCTTCCTGTCCCGCCCGCTGACGGCGGACGAGCGCCAGCCGCGGCTGGCGCTGAACCCCAAGGCGGTGGCCGACGGCGCGGTGTTCGTGGTGCGCGACGGCCACGCGCGGCGGCGGCCGGTCACGCTCGGCGGCAAGCTCGGCGACCTGGTCGAGGTGAAGGCCGGCCTGGCGCTCGACGACAGCGTGGTGCTCGAACCGGGCGCGCTCGAGGACGGCGCCGCGGTGACGGAGAAGAAGCCGTGA
- a CDS encoding AsmA-like C-terminal region-containing protein, producing MSALKKVLITLAALAALIAAIPLLIPYDNYKSDLERAMSARLESKVTVGNIHFSYEPKPQLALNDVRFGDDGNIGTVLVPITLKNLLNFRSQLTDVSLQNASFKQAFALSLPGRLKPNPGRDIHFASLKLVDLNVQLQHGAIGPLSGVVKLNPDGTFKEITVTDSDERAQLKAKPLDDKFELEFEARNWVLPGAYAARFEQLNMSGIADRDGILIDSINGILYGSAAIGQAQLNWNEGWKLTGSLQTRSMQVEPLIMLASPTTRATGRMAASATFAFAGDSYETLFKQPHFELKFTVNDGNLHNFDIVTPLKSQNPSVLQRGGQTRFDTLSGDYVYDNGQVALQNLVLNSGKFTAGGNLAIDAARKLSGRVNAKLASGVIVINAPLSIGGTLDAPEIRSAGAYKPGGNSDTTRIF from the coding sequence ATGTCCGCCCTGAAGAAAGTGTTGATCACCCTGGCCGCCCTGGCCGCCCTGATTGCAGCGATTCCGCTGCTGATTCCCTACGACAACTACAAGTCCGACCTCGAACGCGCGATGAGCGCGCGGCTCGAATCCAAGGTCACCGTCGGCAACATCCATTTCAGCTACGAGCCCAAGCCGCAGCTGGCGCTGAACGACGTGCGCTTCGGCGACGACGGCAACATCGGCACGGTGCTGGTGCCGATCACGCTGAAGAACCTGTTGAACTTCCGCAGCCAGCTGACCGACGTCTCGCTGCAGAACGCCAGCTTCAAGCAGGCCTTCGCGCTGTCGCTGCCGGGCCGGCTCAAGCCCAATCCGGGCCGCGACATCCATTTCGCCTCGCTCAAGCTGGTCGACCTGAACGTCCAGCTGCAGCACGGCGCCATCGGCCCGCTGTCGGGCGTGGTCAAGCTGAACCCGGACGGCACCTTCAAGGAAATCACCGTCACCGACAGCGACGAGCGCGCCCAGCTCAAGGCCAAGCCGCTCGACGACAAGTTCGAGCTCGAGTTCGAGGCGCGCAACTGGGTGCTGCCCGGCGCCTACGCGGCCCGCTTCGAGCAGCTCAACATGAGCGGCATCGCCGACCGCGACGGCATCCTGATCGACAGCATCAACGGCATCCTGTACGGCTCGGCCGCGATCGGCCAGGCCCAGCTCAACTGGAACGAAGGCTGGAAGCTCACCGGTTCGCTGCAGACCCGCAGCATGCAGGTCGAGCCGCTGATCATGCTGGCCAGCCCGACCACCCGCGCCACCGGCCGGATGGCGGCCAGCGCCACCTTCGCCTTCGCCGGCGACAGCTACGAGACGCTGTTCAAGCAGCCGCACTTCGAGCTCAAGTTCACCGTCAACGACGGCAACCTGCACAACTTCGACATCGTCACCCCGCTCAAGTCGCAGAACCCGTCGGTGCTGCAGCGCGGCGGCCAGACGCGGTTCGACACGCTGAGCGGCGACTATGTCTACGACAACGGCCAGGTCGCCCTGCAGAACCTGGTGCTCAATTCGGGCAAGTTCACCGCCGGCGGCAACCTGGCCATCGATGCGGCCCGCAAGCTGTCCGGCCGGGTGAACGCCAAGCTGGCCAGCGGCGTGATCGTGATCAACGCCCCGCTGAGCATCGGCGGCACGCTCGACGCGCCGGAGATCCGCTCGGCCGGCGCCTACAAGCCGGGCGGCAACTCGGATACGACGCGAATCTTCTGA